DNA from Mesorhizobium sp. DCY119:
AGATCCGCGACCGGCTGGGTATCGAGCCGGGCAGCGAGGTCGAGTTTGTCGAGCGGGATTCGGCGGTGTTCCTGGAAAAGCGGGATGCCCCCACCCAGCAGGAAAACAAAACCTTTGAGGAATGGGCTGCAAGTGTAGCAGGCACATTCGATTCAATGGGTATGGACGGCAAGGCTTATATAGACTGGTTGCGGGGGCCGCGTGACGATCTCGACTCTCGTTGATACCAACGTCCTGATCGATATTCTTGGTCCAGCCGAGATGGATGCTCGCCGCTGGTCTCTGGCCGCGTTGAAGCAGACGCTTGCCGATGGACCGATCGTTTTCAGTGCCATTGTTTGGGCGGAGCTTTCGAAGCCGTCCCTCGGCGAGGATGCGCTAGCCCGCGCATTAGCCTGGCTACGGCCTCTTTGTGAAGATCTGCCATTCAGCGCCGCCTATCCGGCCGGGTCCGCTCACAATCTTTACCGCATGCGTGGCGGGCGGCGGGAAAGAACGCTGCCGGATTTTCTTATTGGCGCGCATGCTCTCGTTGCGGGGCATCGTCTGTTGACGCGCGATCCGGCCCGGTACCGATCCTACTTTCCCGGTCTCAACATCCTGAGCCCTGAAACATATCCCCTGGGGGACGACTAGATGATCGGCAAGCTCAAGGGTACCGTCGACGAGATCGCCGAGGATTATTGTGTCGTCGACGTGCACGGCGTCGGCTATGTCGCCTATTGCTCGGCGCGCACGCTGGCCGCACTTGCCGGGCCGGGCGAGGCGGTGGTGCTGTTCATCGAGACCTATGTGCGCGAGGACATGATCCGGCTCTACGGCTTCAAGACCACCCTGGAGCGCGAATGGTTCCGCCTGCTGCAGAACAATGTGCAGGGCGTCGGCGCCAAGGTGGCGCTGGCGATCCTCTCGACGTTGGCGCCGGCCGATCTCGCCAATGCGATTGCGCTGCGCGACATCGCCATGGTTTCACGCGCCCCGGGCGTCGGCAGAAAGGTCGCCGAGCGCATCGTCACCGAACTGAAGAACAAGGCGCCGGCCTATGCCGGCGAGGCCACCGGCACGATCGGGCTGAAGCAGGAACTCGGCGAGGGCGTCGCGCCTGCGCCGATCGCCGATGCCGTCTCGGCACTGGTCAATCTCGGCTATTCGCGCGACATCGCTGCCAATGCGGTCTCGGCAGCGCTGAAGACGGCGGGCGAGGATGCGGATTCGTCCAAGCTGATCCGGTTCGGGTTGAAGGAACTGGCGCGGTGATTCCTTGTTTTTACTCACTCTCCTTGCTATTCTTTGATGGTAAGGAATTTGTGCGAGGGCAATGATTTGGGCCATCAATCCAAGATCACGTCAAAGGGACAGACGACGATCCCGGTTGAGGTTCGGGACCATCTCGGTCTGAAGCCGGGTGACCGCATCAACTATGTCGTCGACGAAACCGGGGTGAGAATTCTGGCCAAGAACAGGCGCGCCGTCGATCTTGCCGCGATTCTTGGGCCGCCACCTCGTGGAGCCGGAGCAAGCATCGAGGAAATCGACGAGGCCATTGGCAGTGCCATTGCACAGGACGATGAGCGGATTGTCCGCGAATGGAACGAGACGCATGGGAACGGCCAGTGATCGGCGTGGATACGAATGTGCTCTTGCGTATCCTCGTGCGCGATGAGCCCGAGCAAACGCGCAATGCCTTGGAGTTCATTGAAAACCGCACTTCCGACGACCCGGCTTTCGTCAGTCTGATCGTGGTGGCCGAGTTGGTCTGGGCCTTGCGGCAGCGCTATGACTACCCCATGAAAGATATCCGCAGGCTGCTGTCGGCCATGCTCGAGGCAAGGGAGTTCATCTTCGAGGAGGAAGCTCTGCTTGTCGATCTGTTCAACAGCGCAGAGTCCGGCAGGGGCGATGTTGCCGACCACCTGATAGCTTACTCCGCGACGCGCGCCGGCTGCACCCATACCGTCACCTTCGACCAGCGCGCAGCAAAGGCCATCCCATCCATGGAACTCCTCGCGTGAACGACCGCCTCATCACGCCCGACAAGCGCGGCGAAGACACCGACACGACGCTGCGGCCGCAGAGCCTCGATGAGTTTGTCGGGCAGGCGGCGGCGCGCGCCAATCTCAAGGTTTTCGTCGAGGCGGCCAAAGGGCGCGGCGAGGCGCTCGACCATGTGCTGTTCGTCGGCCCGCCCGGCCTCGGCAAGACGACGCTGGCGCAGATCATGGCGCGCGAGCTCGGCGTCAATTTCCGTTCCACCTCCGGCCCGGTCATCGCCAAGGCCGGTGACCTTGCGGCGCTGCTCACCAACCTTGAAGAGCGCGACGTGCTGTTCATTGATGAGATCCATCGGCTGAGCCCGGCGGTGGAAGAAATCCTCTATCCGGCGATGGAGGACTATCAGCTCGACCTGATCATCGGCGAGGGGCCGGCGGCGCGCTCGGTCAAGATCGACCTGGCAAAGTTCACGCTGGTCGCCGCAACGACGCGGCTCGGCCTGCTTACCAACCCGCTGCGCGACCGTTTCGGCATCCCGGTCCGGCTCAATTTCTACACGGTCGAGGAGCTTGAGCAGATCGTGCGGCGCGGCGCGCGCATCCTCGGCATGCCACTCGGTGATGACGGCGCGCTGGAGATCGCGCGGCGTGCGCGCGGCACGCCGCGCATTGCCGGCCGCCTTCTGCGGCGCGTGCGCGATTTTGCCAGCGTGGCCGGGGCGGATCACGTCAACCGCAAGATCGCCGATGAAGCGCTGTCACGGCTGGAGGTCGATGCGCTCGGCCTCGACCAGCTCGACCGGCGCTATCTCTCGATGATCGCGCTGAATTTCGGCGGCGGCCCGGTCGGCATTGAGACGATCGCGGCTGGCCTGTCGGAGCCGCGCGACGCCATCGAGGACATCATCGAGCCTTATCTGATCCAGCAAGGTTTCATCCAGCGCACGCCACGCGGCCGCGTGTTGACGGCCAATGCCTGGAAGCATCTCGGGCTGGACGCGCCGAATGATCTGGCGCAGCAGCAGATCAGCCTGTTTCAGGAGGAGTGATGCCGTCCCGTCAAATGCTCATGCTCGACGGGGAGTGGGGCAGGTTCAATTTCCGTGTTGCCGGTATTGCCATCAGCGACAACCATGTGCTGCTCCAGCGTGTGCATTCATATGGTGGCTATTGGGTGCTTCCCGGCGGCAGGCTGGAACTGGGCGAAGACACAAAGACCGGCCTGGCGAGGGAGATGGCCGAGGAGCTTGGAGCCGGCGTGGAAATCGGCCGACTGGTCTTCATCGTCGAGAACTTCTTCGAAGAAGGAATTCTCTGTCACGAAATGGCTTTCTATTACGAGATGCACCTTCCATCCGACGTTCCGGACGCAAGGCAGACAATTGTGAAGCGTGTCGACCATGATGGCACGGAACTGGAGTTTGCGTGGTGGCCGGTCGATGAAGCAACGCTGACCGGCCTTTCGCTCTATCCAGCCTTCCTTCGCAAAAAGCTGACACAGATTCCGTCATCGCCAGAACATTTCGTCTGGCAGGGCTGACGCTACTCCAACCCCCGCACCATCTCCAGCACGTCCGGCTCGGCTGGTTTGCCGTCGAACTGCTCGACCACGCCGAATGCGCCGCCATAGGACCATACCGACCAGGAGAAGCCGTGCGCTTCGGCGCGGGCACTCATGTCGCGGACATAGGCGGCGCGGTATTTGGCCGGCATGACGTAAGGGTTGCCATATTCCTGGCGGATCATTCCGAACTCGCCGAGGAAGATGTTTTCCGGCTTGATGCCGTGTTTCCTGGCCCAGGCGTCCACCGTCTTGAACGGCGCGTCCATGACCGCCAGCAGCTTGTCTTCGGTGTCCATCGTCGCGATCTGTTCGTCGAGATAGGCGAGCATGCCGCTGCGCCGCGTCCACGGCGCCTCGGCCTTGATCTTGGCGCGCACCTTGTCGAGCGCGGCATCGAGCTCAGTGCGCGGCACGGCATAGGGCGGGTAAGGCAGGCCGGTGACATAGGGGATGAAATCGCCGGCCCAGGTCGCGCCCTGATGCGTCAGCAGGAACGGGTCGTAGGAGTGGAAGGTCCAGATGACATTGTCGTCCGGGATCGTCTTCGGATCGAGTTTGGCCAAGCTTTCGGCGTTGGAATAGCAGGCGCCGGTCAGCACCAGCGTCAGCCGCGTGGCCGAAGCGCGGGCGGCGGCAAACAGGCGTTGCAGCTTTTCGGGCCAGAGGCTGGTCTTTTCGTCCTTGCAGTCGATCACCGGCTCGTTCATCGCCTCGAAGGCGACGAGTGCCGGGTCTTCCTTCGACAGGCTTTTCGCCATGGCGCGGGTGAGATCGACATAAGCGTCGAAGAGTTTCGGGTCGTTCATCACTTCGGCCATGCCGAGCGAACGGTTGCCGCCTGCCGGCACGAGATGCATGTCGACGATGACTTTCAGGCCGCTCGCATTGACCAGCCGGACAGATTCCAGCACCGAGGCGAAGAGCTTGTCGCGAAGGCCAGTCGTCTTGCCCGATAGGAAGGGTGAAGGGTCGACCGGCATGCGGACGAAGTCGAAGCCGTTATCCTTCAGGCTTTTCAGGTCGGCCTCGGTCACCGACTTGCGCCATTCGGGAAAGGGCAGGATGGCCTTCTCGTCGCCCCATTGGCTTTCGTCCGGCCAGGTGACCCAGATGTCGAGATTGATACCGCGCTTCATGGAGAAGCTGGCGGCATCGGCGGCTGGTGCGGCGACGGAAAGCAGGGCGAGACCCAGAAGGCCAGCCTTGAACATCGACGCCAATGATGTCATCCGGGAAGTCATCGGGTTTGCCCCAAGCCCAATTCGACGGAATTACCCTCGTGTAATACCTGTCAGGTCGCCGGCGAAAAGGAAAGAGCGATGGACGATCATGGTGAACGCGAAAGGCTGATGGCGGGGCTGTCGGGCGAGCTGACTTCGTTCGGCCACCGCATCATGGCGCGGGTCTATTATGCCGACACCGATTTCTCCGGCGTCGTCTACCATGCGCGCTATCTCGAATTCTTCGAGCGCGGGCGTTCTGATTTCCTGCGGCTGGCAGGCGTCCACCACACCGAGCTTGCCGACGGCAAGCATGGCGAGAAGATCGTCTGGGTGGTGCGGCGCATGGAGATCGATTTTCGCGGACCCGCCCGCATCGACGATATCCTCATGGTCGATACCCGCACGGAAAAGATTTCGGGCGCGCGCATCTGGATGGGGCAGCAATTGAAGCGCGGTGACGATGTGCTGGTCGAAGCCCGGGTGGAAGCCGCCATCATCGGCGAGAGCGGGCGGCCACGTCGTTTCCCGAAGGAATGGATCGAAGCGTTTTTGCCGAAGGGGCAAGCCGGTCTGGATGCCGAATGAAAAAAGCCCCGCCGAAGCGGGGCTTTTTGTTGGTGCTTTTAACTCAGGCGGCCTTTTCGGCCGTCTGCTGCCATTTGCCGAGGGCGGCGAGGCTGTTCATCTGGGCGCGATGGGCGAAGGCGGCCTGGCCGGCGGCGATGTTTTCCACCTTGCCGCTCCATGCCTTCTGCGGGGCTGCCTGCAGCGCGCGGCCATAGGAGAAGGTCAGCTTCCACGGATGCGGGCCGATGGCGTTGATCGCGTTGAGGTTGGCGGTAGCCTCCTCGTCGGACTGGCCGCCCGACAGGAAGGCGATGCCCGGCACTGCGACCGGAACCGTCTCGCGGAAAAGCTTGATGGTCTTTTCGGCAACTTCCTCGGGGCTGTTCTTGATGCCCGACTTCTTGCCGCCGATGATCATGTTCGGCTTGAGGATCGTGCCTTCCAGCGACACGTTGGCGGCATAGAGCTCGGAATAGAGCTGCAGCAGCGTGACCTTGGTGATCTCGTAGCAGGTGTCGATGTCGTGCGAACCGTCCATCAGCACTTCCGGCTCGACGATCGGCACGATGCCGGCTTCCTGGCAGAGAGCGGCGTAGCGCGCCAGCGCGTGGCAGTTGGCGTCGATCGCGGTCGAGGAGGGAACGTTCTCTTCTTCGTTGATGTCGATCACGCCGCGCCATTTTGCGAAGCGGGCGCCGAGCTTGTAATATTCGGCGAGGCGCTCGCGCAGGCCGTCGAGGCCTTCGGTGATGGTGTCGCCCGGAAAGCCGGCCAGCGGCTTGGCACCGGCATCGACCTTGATGCCCGGAATGGCGCCGGTGGCCCGAATGAGATCGACCAGCGGCGTGCCGTCGGCGGCCTTCTGGCGGATCGTCTCGTCATAGAGGATGACGCCGGAAATGTGGTTCTTCATGGCGTTGGTGGCGCGGAACAGCATCTCGCGGTAATCGCGGCGGGAGTCGGCGGTGGATTCGACCCCGATCACGTCGAAACGCTTCTTGATCGTGCCGCTGCTTTCGTCTGCAGCCAGAATACCCTTGCCGTCGGCAACCATTGCGGCTGCGATATCTTCGAGACGTTCGCTCATTCAAAATCTCCTCTGTGATCAGCGGCGAATAACAGAAGTGTGTGACGAACGGAATGCCGCCGAAGTGCTTGAATCGATTGAAACTCGATCACACCTGCCAACGAAGTATTTCACCTCGCCAGAAGGCAGGCCAGCGGATTCTTATATCATGCCTTCAAGACGTCGACGCCGGGCAGGTCCTTGCCTTCCATCCATTCCAGGAATGCGCCACCGGCGGTGGAGACGTAGCTGAAATCGTCGGCAGCACCGGCATGGTTCAGTGCTGCTACCGTGTCGCCGCCGCCGGCGACCGAGACGAGCTTGCCTTCCCTGGTGCGGCTTGCTGCGTGCTTCGCAGCCGCAACGGTCGCGCGGTCGAAGGGCGCGATCTCGAAGGCGCCGAGCGGGCCGTTCCAGACCAGCGTTGCTGCACGGTCGATCCACTGGTTGACGGTCTCGATGGTCTTGGGGCCGACATCGAGGATCATGGCGTCGGCCGGCACCGCGTCGATGGAGACGGTCTCGTTGGCGGCATTGGCCTTGAACTCGCGGGCGACGACGCCGTCCGACGGCAGGATGATGGCGCAGCCCGATTGGGCGGCCTCGATCATGATCTGCTTGGCGGTGGGCGCAAGGTCATGCTCGCACAGCGACTTGCCGACGTCGCTGCCGCGTGCCGCCAGGAAGGTGTTGGCCATGCCGCCGCCGATGACCAGCGCGTCGACCTTCTTCACGAGATTCATGAGCAGGTCGATCTTGCTGGAGACTTTCGCGCCGCCGACGATGGCGACGACCGGACGAACCGGATTGCCGAGGCCCTTTTCCAGCGCTTCCAGCTCTGCCTGCATGGTGCGGCCGGCATAGGCGGGCAGCAGGTGGGCAAGCCCCTCCGTCGAGGCATGGGCGCGGTGGGCGGCGGAGAAGGCGTCGTTGACATAGAGATCGCCATTGGCGGCGAGCTGCTTGGTGAAGTCGGGATCGTTCTTTTCCTCGCCCTTGTAGAAGCGGGTGTTTTCAAGGAGCAGAATATCGCCGTCCTTCATGGCGGCGACTGCGGCTGCGGCCTTGTCGCCGATGCAGTCTGCAGCGAAGGCGACGGGCTTGCCGATCACCTCGCCAGTGGCTTTTGCGATGGGCGCCAGCGAGAGGGCGGGATCGGGACCATCCTTCGGGCGGCCGAAATGGGCGAGCAGGATGACCTTGGCGCCTTTGCCGGAAAGCTCGGTGATGGTGGGCGCGACGCGCTCGATGCGGGTGGCGTCGGTCACCTTGCCGTCGGCGACGGGTACGTTGAGGTCGACGCGGACGAGGATACGCTTGCCTTTGACATCACCGATATCGTCGAGCGTCTTGAAACCGGCCATGGCAATTTGTCTCCTCGCTGAAATCGGCGGAACCTTACCGTGCATTGCGCGCGATGCAAGATTGGCTTTGGTCTGAGGGACGCGGCGAATCGCAGCAAGCTGAGAGACCGCCTGCTAATTCTACCCTGCCGGCCATCTGACGCGGCTTTCTGCGCTTCCGGTGCTCATGGACTCAATGTCCACTCCGCTCCGGTTCTCGAAAATCCACGCCATATGTCTCGGCAGGGCGAATTATCAAACGATCTCTCGATCAGTCTTAAGCTTCTTCGCCAGCTTTCGCCTTCACCGGGCGGCGAAGGAGGCGGTCGAAAAGTCCGCCGAAGCGCTCGCGCAGGTTTTCCGGGATCACCGGCTGCGGGGGTGTCGGCTCGAAGGACAGGCCGACGCCGCTGATCTTGCCCTTCTCGTCGATGTCGCGGACGATGAGTTCGATCGGGCCGAGTGTCAGCCGGTCGGCGTATTCGGCGCGGCCGCCGAGCCGCGACAGCATCAGTTCGCCAATGGTCATCTTCATCTCGGCTTCAGCCAGGCCGGGCCCGTAAGCCGCCTCAAGCTCGGATGCCGGTCTTTCCGGGTCGACTGCGAAGGCGCCGAAGAAATCGGCATCCTCGGGGTCGACTTCGACGCGGCTGGCGAACAAGCGGTCGAGAAGGGCCGGATAGCGATCCGAAACGAAGATGTAGACGCGGTCGCCCGCGACCAGGCGGCCGAAGTCGGGGAATTTCATCGAGCGCCCCTCCCGGACGACCAGCGAAGGCCGCGCCCAGCGCGGCAGCCGCTCACCGCGCAGCACCGGGCTGCCGGGCACGACGCGGTAGCTCAGCAGTTCATGGTGCGCTGAGCCGGGCAGCTCCAGCTCGACCTTTTCGATCGGACCGGGACGCGGCGGCACGATCAGCCCGAGACGACGCGCAAGCGGCCCGACCGTCCAGCCCTGGACGACGAGCGAGACGAGGACGACGATGAAGGCGGAGTTGAAGATATCGCGGCCGTGCTCCAGCCCGCTGAGAAGCGGCGTGATGGCAAGCAGGATGGAGACCGCGCCGCGCAGGCCGACCCAGGAGATGAACGCCGTTTCGGTCTTGGGAAAGCGGAACGGCTTGAGGCAGAGCCACACCGCGAACGGACGGGCGACGAAAATCAGGAACAGGCCCAGCACGATGGAAACGCCGAGGATGGCCGGAAACTGCGACGGCGTGGCGAACAGACCCAGCACCAGGAACATGATGATCTGCGCCAGCCACGACATGCCGTCCTGGAAGCGCTTCAGCACCGAGGCCGCGCGGATGTTGGAGTTTCCGGCGACAAGTCCGGCGAGATAGACGGCGAGGAAACCCGAACCGCCGATCGCGCCGGCCCCGGCGAAGACGAGCAGCGACAGCGTCAGCACGAAGATCGGCAGCAGGCCGTGATCGAGATTGAGCCTTTCGACGAGGCGGACGATGGCAAAACCGCCGAGAATGCCGACGGCGGCCCCCAGGCCCATGGTGAGGAAGAAGCCGACGATGAGGTCGGTCACCAGCACCTTGGCTTCGGGGTCGATGCCCATGGCGATGATCTCGACCAGCGTGATCGTCAGGAAGATGGCGATCGGGTCGTTGGTGCCGGATTCGATTTCGAGCGTGGAGCGCACCCGGTCGCGCAGATGGATGTTGCCGGCGCGCAGCAGGAAGAACACGGCGGCCGCGTCGGTGGAGGCGACGGCAGCGCCGAGCAGGAAGGATTCGAGCCAGGTGAAATTGGTGAGATAGTGGGTGGCAACGCCGAAAATGGCCATCGTCAAGGAGACGCCGACCGTCGCCAGCGTCACGGCGGGCAAGGCTGCCTGCTTCATGACATTGACTGGCGTGCCGAAGCCAGAATCGAACAGGATGACGGCAAGCGCCAGTGAGCCGGCAAAATAAGCGACAGGGGCGTTGTCGAAGCGAAGGCCGAGGCCGTCGACGCCGCTGGCAAGGCCGATGCCGAGGAACAGGAGGAGCAGGGGGGCGCCGAAACGGAAAGCTATCAGGCTCGAAAACGCTGCGGCCAGCACCAAAGCTGTACCGACCAGGGTTGCGAGATAGATAACATGATCCATGAGCCGCCTTTTCTTCCGCCTGTGACTCTCCAGTTCAAGGTACAGTGCGGCGAAGACATGGCCATGCGCAAGCAAGTTGCGCATTTATATGAGAAATTTGTCGGGCTCATGCGGCGCCGGGCGGCTCTCCAGCGCAAACGAAAACGCCCGGCCGAAGCCAGGCGTTCCTGAAATATGAAGTGGACCGCAGATCAGCCGATGAGCTTGCCGACCGCAACCGCCGTGTCGGCCATGCGGTTGGAGAAACCCCATTCATTGTCGTACCAGGACATGACGCGGACGAGGTTGCCCTCGATGACCTTGGTCTGGTCGAGCGCGAAGGTCGACGAGGCCGGGTTGTGGTTCAGGTCGATCGAGACCAGCGGCTCGTTGGTGTAGGCCAGAATGCCCTTGAGCGGGCCGTCGGCGGCAGCAACGAGGGCTGCGTTGACCTCATCGACGGTCACATTCTTCTTGGCGACGAACTTGAAGTCGATGACCGAGACGTTCGGGGTGGGCACGCGGATCGAGACGCCGTCGAGCTTGCCCTTGAGTTCCGGCAGAACCAGGCCGACGGCCTTGGCGGCACCGGTCGAGGTCGGGATCATCGACATGGCGGCGGCGCGGGCGCGGTAGAGGTCCTTGTGCATCGTGTCCAGCGTCGGCTGGTCGCCGGTGTAGGCGTGGATCGTGGTCATGAAGCCCTTTTCGATGCCGAAGGCATTGTTGAGGACCATGGCGACCGGCGCCAGGCAGTTGGTGGTGCAGGAGGCGTTGGAGACGACGATGTGATCTTTGGTGAGCTTGTCGTGGTTGACGCCGTAGACGACGGTGAGGTCGGCGCCGTCGGCAGGCGCCGAGACGAGGACACGCTTGGCGCCGGCGGTCAGGTGGGCCGAGGCCTTATCCTTGGACGTGAAGATGCCGGTGCATTCGAGCGCGATGTCGACGCCGAGTTCCTTCCACGGCAGCTGCGACGGGTCCTTGATCGCGGTGACCTTGAATTTGTCGGTGCCGATGTTGATGGAGTCGCCTTCGACCTTGACCTCATGCGGGAAGCGGCCATGCACCGAGTCGTAGCGCAGCAGGTGGGCGTTGGTCTCGACCGGGCCGAGATCGTTGACGGCGACGACGTCGATGTCCTTGCGGCCGGATTCGTAGATGGCGCGCACGATGTTGCGGCCGATACGGCCAAATCCGTTGATGGCAACTCTGACGGTCATGCTTGTTTCTCCATTGGAGCCAAAGATCAGTTCGACTTCTTGTGAAGACGCGCTTCGGCGGCCTTCACGGTGGCATCGGCAGTGATGCCGAAATGCGGGTAGAGCTGTTCGATCGTGCCGCTGGCGCCGAAGCCATGCATGCCGATGAAGATGCCGTCCTGGCCGATGAAGCGGTCCCAGCCGAGGCGGATGGCGGCTTCGATGGCGACCTTGACCGGGGCGTTGCCGATGATGGCGGCCTGGTACTTCTCGCTCTGCTTCTCGAACAGTTCGAACACAGGAACCGAGACGACGCGGGTCGGGTGGCCATGTGCCTGCAATGCGGTGCGGGCGGCAAGCGCGATCTCGACCTCGGAGCCGCTGGCGAAGATCGTCACGGCTGCGTCGCCGTCGGCGGTCGCCAGTTCATAGGCGCCGTATCCGCAGAGGTTTTCCTCGACGAATTCGGTGCGCACGGCCGGCAGGTTCTGGCGGGTCAGCGCGATGGTCGCAGGCGTCTTGGTGTCTTCCAGCGCAAGCTGCCAGCATTCGGCGGCTTCGGTCGCGTCGGCCGGGCGGTAGACATTGTGGTTCGGAATGGCGCGCAGGGCGGCCAGATGCTCGACCGGCTGATGGGTCGGGCCGTCCTCGCCGAGACCGATGGAATCATGGGTCATGACGAAGATCACGCGGATACCCATCAGCGAGGCAAGGCGCATCGCCGGGCGGGCATAGTCGGAGAAGGTCAGGAAGGTGCCGGAGTAGGGGATGACACCGCCATGCAGCGCCATGCCGTTCATCGCAGCGGCCATGCCGTGCTCGCGGATGCCGTAATAGACATAGCGGCCGTCATACTTGCCGGGCGCGATCGGGTTGGTCTGGGTGGTCTTGGTGTTGTTGGAGCCAGTCAGGTCGGCCGAGCCGCCGATCGTCTCGGGCACCGCGCCGTTGATGACTTCCAGCGCCATTTCCGACGACTTGCGGGTCGCGACCTTGGGTTTGTCGGCTGCGAGCTTCTTCTTGTAGTCGGCGATCACGGTGTCGAAATTGCCCGGCAGTTCACCGCGCATGCGGCGCTCGAACTCGGCGCGGATTTCGCTCTCAGTAGCGGCGAGGCGGGTCTCCCATTCCTTGCGCTTCTTGGCGGCGTTGAGGCCGGACAGGCGCCAGGCGTCGAGAATGTCGGACGGAACCTCGAAGGGCGGGTAGTCCCAGCCCAGCGCCTTGCGGGCGCCGGCGATTTCTTCCGCACCCAGCGCCGAGCCGTGCACCTTGTTGGTGCCGGCCTTGGTAGGAGCGCCGAAGCCGATGGTGGTCTTGCAGGCGATCAGCGTCGGACGGTCGGAGCGGCGCGCGGCTTCCAGCGCGTCGGCAATCGCTTCGGGATCATGGCCGTCGACGCGCGAGGCGTTCCAGCCGGAGGCGGCGAAGCGGGCGAGCTGGTCGGTCGAATCCGACAGCGACACCGGGCCGTCGATGGAGATGTTGTTGTCGTCCCACATGACGATGAGCTTGTTGAGCTTCAGGTGCCCGGCAAGCGCGATGGCTTCCTGCGAGATGCCTTCCATCAGGCAGCCGTCGCCGGCCAGCACGTAGGTGTAGTGGTCGACGAGGTCGTCACCGAACTTGGCGTTCATGATGCGCTCGGCGAGTGCCATGCCGACCGAATTGGCAAGACCCTGGCCAAGCGGGCCGGTGGTGGTCTCGATGCCGGCGGCGTGACCATATTCCGGGTGGCCGGCGGTGCGGGAGCCGAGCTGGCGGAAATTCTTGATCTCGTCGATGGTGATGTCTTCGTAGCCGGTCAGATAGAGCAGCGAGTAGAGCAGCATCGAGCCGTGGCCGGCCGACAGCACGAAACGGTCGCGGTCGGCCCAGTGCGGCGCCTTGGGGTCGTGCTTCATGAAGCGGGTGTAGAGCACGGTGGCAACGTCGGCCGCGCCCATCGGCAGGCCGGGATGGCCGGAATTGGCCTTCTCGACGGCGTCCATGGACAGAAAGCGGATCGCGTTGGCCATCCGGTCGTGTTTTTCGCGTGATGTCATGATTGCTCGCCAAGCCTTGAATTTTGAGGGGGCAGACCCCTGGAGAAAGCACGGGGACACATAGCAGGCGCGCCGCGTGAGTCAACAAAAGCATGGTTTCCGGACACAGAGATGACCGTGATTTGGCATGTCTGCGCACGATAGCGGGGGAAAGGACGAATCGCTTTGTTGACGGTTCGTTTGCACGATGCCTAATGTTTCACTGGTAAGTCGTTCTGAATGCGAACGATTCGGTGATGGGCGGGAGTTTGACGGAGCCATGACCGGGGAAACGACACTCAAGGAAGTCATAAGCCGGCTCGGCAAGGCGATCGATGTGCTTGAGCACAATGTCGCATCGCGACTTGAGCATGAGCAGGATTACTCCGAAGCCGAGGCCGAAGTGCAGCGCATGAATGCCGACCGTGGCCGGCTCGCGCAGGAACTCGACAATTCCGAAGCGCGCGCCGAACGGCTGGAGGAAGCCAACAAGGAAGTATCGCGCAGGCTGGTGACGGC
Protein-coding regions in this window:
- a CDS encoding cellulase family glycosylhydrolase; the protein is MFKAGLLGLALLSVAAPAADAASFSMKRGINLDIWVTWPDESQWGDEKAILPFPEWRKSVTEADLKSLKDNGFDFVRMPVDPSPFLSGKTTGLRDKLFASVLESVRLVNASGLKVIVDMHLVPAGGNRSLGMAEVMNDPKLFDAYVDLTRAMAKSLSKEDPALVAFEAMNEPVIDCKDEKTSLWPEKLQRLFAAARASATRLTLVLTGACYSNAESLAKLDPKTIPDDNVIWTFHSYDPFLLTHQGATWAGDFIPYVTGLPYPPYAVPRTELDAALDKVRAKIKAEAPWTRRSGMLAYLDEQIATMDTEDKLLAVMDAPFKTVDAWARKHGIKPENIFLGEFGMIRQEYGNPYVMPAKYRAAYVRDMSARAEAHGFSWSVWSYGGAFGVVEQFDGKPAEPDVLEMVRGLE
- the ruvB gene encoding Holliday junction branch migration DNA helicase RuvB, producing the protein MNDRLITPDKRGEDTDTTLRPQSLDEFVGQAAARANLKVFVEAAKGRGEALDHVLFVGPPGLGKTTLAQIMARELGVNFRSTSGPVIAKAGDLAALLTNLEERDVLFIDEIHRLSPAVEEILYPAMEDYQLDLIIGEGPAARSVKIDLAKFTLVAATTRLGLLTNPLRDRFGIPVRLNFYTVEELEQIVRRGARILGMPLGDDGALEIARRARGTPRIAGRLLRRVRDFASVAGADHVNRKIADEALSRLEVDALGLDQLDRRYLSMIALNFGGGPVGIETIAAGLSEPRDAIEDIIEPYLIQQGFIQRTPRGRVLTANAWKHLGLDAPNDLAQQQISLFQEE
- a CDS encoding type II toxin-antitoxin system VapC family toxin, giving the protein MTISTLVDTNVLIDILGPAEMDARRWSLAALKQTLADGPIVFSAIVWAELSKPSLGEDALARALAWLRPLCEDLPFSAAYPAGSAHNLYRMRGGRRERTLPDFLIGAHALVAGHRLLTRDPARYRSYFPGLNILSPETYPLGDD
- the ruvA gene encoding Holliday junction branch migration protein RuvA codes for the protein MIGKLKGTVDEIAEDYCVVDVHGVGYVAYCSARTLAALAGPGEAVVLFIETYVREDMIRLYGFKTTLEREWFRLLQNNVQGVGAKVALAILSTLAPADLANAIALRDIAMVSRAPGVGRKVAERIVTELKNKAPAYAGEATGTIGLKQELGEGVAPAPIADAVSALVNLGYSRDIAANAVSAALKTAGEDADSSKLIRFGLKELAR
- a CDS encoding NUDIX hydrolase; translated protein: MPSRQMLMLDGEWGRFNFRVAGIAISDNHVLLQRVHSYGGYWVLPGGRLELGEDTKTGLAREMAEELGAGVEIGRLVFIVENFFEEGILCHEMAFYYEMHLPSDVPDARQTIVKRVDHDGTELEFAWWPVDEATLTGLSLYPAFLRKKLTQIPSSPEHFVWQG
- a CDS encoding type II toxin-antitoxin system VapC family toxin codes for the protein MERDAWERPVIGVDTNVLLRILVRDEPEQTRNALEFIENRTSDDPAFVSLIVVAELVWALRQRYDYPMKDIRRLLSAMLEAREFIFEEEALLVDLFNSAESGRGDVADHLIAYSATRAGCTHTVTFDQRAAKAIPSMELLA
- a CDS encoding type II toxin-antitoxin system PrlF family antitoxin — protein: MGHQSKITSKGQTTIPVEVRDHLGLKPGDRINYVVDETGVRILAKNRRAVDLAAILGPPPRGAGASIEEIDEAIGSAIAQDDERIVREWNETHGNGQ
- a CDS encoding AbrB/MazE/SpoVT family DNA-binding domain-containing protein — encoded protein: MRVTTKGQVTIPKEIRDRLGIEPGSEVEFVERDSAVFLEKRDAPTQQENKTFEEWAASVAGTFDSMGMDGKAYIDWLRGPRDDLDSR
- the ybgC gene encoding tol-pal system-associated acyl-CoA thioesterase; amino-acid sequence: MDDHGERERLMAGLSGELTSFGHRIMARVYYADTDFSGVVYHARYLEFFERGRSDFLRLAGVHHTELADGKHGEKIVWVVRRMEIDFRGPARIDDILMVDTRTEKISGARIWMGQQLKRGDDVLVEARVEAAIIGESGRPRRFPKEWIEAFLPKGQAGLDAE